In Poecile atricapillus isolate bPoeAtr1 chromosome 1, bPoeAtr1.hap1, whole genome shotgun sequence, the sequence aAAGGAGGTGGTTCTGCCCCACAACTTTGCTCTTGAGAGATCCCACCTGGGAGCTGCATTCAGCTCTGGGGACCCCAGCACAAGAATAACATGGAACTGTTGGAGGAGGGCCACAaagagggctggagcacttcACTTATAAAGACCAGTCAAGAGAGTTAGGATTGTTCAcccagaaaaagagaaggctctggggaaacCCAGttgcagcctttcagtactGAAAGGGGACCTTTAACAAAGATGGAGACAAACTCTTCAGTGGGGCCTGTTACAATAGAACAAAGTGTAGcagttttaaagtaaaagagTGTTGACTTAGATTAGGTATAAGGAATAAGTTTTCAATTATGAGCGGGTAAGgtaaaacactggaacaggtttcccagagaggtggtggattcCCCATGCCTGGAAAAATTCAAGGTCAGTTTGGATGGGCTTCTGAGCAACCTCATCAAGTGGAAGGCGTCCCTGTTTACTGTGAGGGCTTGGACTATATGTTCTTTTCAACCAGAACTATTCTACaagtctatgattctataattttatGTGCATATATATTCTTAGAACTGTCCATTGGATTCATCACCTTGTCAGTGATTTACTTAAAGGATCTCTTTTTTGCCTACGGCAGCTATACATTGATCTGTAGTAATGGAGGCTGGATTCAGTGACACAGAATCCCTTCTTCCCTTATAAcccaaaagagaagaaattaatttttgtaagCTTTACAACTACCCACTGGTCTCTAGCTGCTTACCCAAGATAGCAGAGATGCCACCACATTGGAAGAGCAGTACACTCAGCATGGTTTTCCTACTCAGCACACCGTGGTACTACAGGAGCTACAGCAGAGGAGTATGGTCACCAGTAGAAACATAATTCATTTTGAAAGAACCAGCAAGTGGTTGGATACCCTTTATGGAGACTGTTAATGCTAAACTTGACCTTTGCTTTGAGCCACTAAATGTAAAATGTAGATTTAATGAAGCTTAATCATGATGTGCCCATATAGGTGATTACAAGCTTGGTCTTTCAGTCCTTCTGCAAACTCAACTCATGCTGGCTTCAGCCTAGTAGCTAACAAAACAGGGCTCTCCCTGCCTTGACAGTGACAACAGcagcccaaagagcagagctgaaaatgtgaaaataaaattctagactattaaaaaaaaatatccacatCTCATTTCTCCAGAATATTATTCTTTCAAGGACTGATTTGTTTTCTCCTTGACGTGATGTAGGAAGTTACCAGCACAGAGAAGGCAAAATTTGTAGAATGGAGCAGAAATATTCAAGAATGTAAGCACCAAAAAGAAAGATAATTAATATTTCACTTACTACTGATtcaaatcaattaaaaaaaaaataaaccaccaaATGAATCCTGAAGTATGCCTCTCAGCAGAATTTAATGAGAtcataaaagaagaaaaatatgcaaCTAGTAAACAAAGATGAACTGCTAGAGAAGGGGAAGAATGGTGAAACTTCACCCTGCAGTAATAGGGGTGGGCAGAATTGGCATCAAAGGCATTAGTGTGGTTTTTCATCATTAGCCAACTCAATCAGCTTGTCAGTCTTCCAAGTATTTGACTTCATGTTTGCTGTTACAGGCTCCAAGAGTGATGCAAAACTGCAGGAACAACATTTGTTTGTTTATCCTTCTGGCCAGTATAAAATATTCTAACTCAAACTGGTACATAGTATGGTAGATAGGAAACCATACCTTGTGCAAAGAAATTTATCCATATAATAGTTCATCTCCAATTTCCTGGAATGGCTCAGGGTCCACCTGACATACCGTGGACTGAATCTGCAAAGAACACTGTCTGAACCCTAAATCTTTGTTCTAGAGGAGTGCATTTATTTCCTAACTACCATACCacttttctgattttcaatAAAGGATTGTTTAAATTCCACATTTCAACCACATTTTCAATTCAGctgaaaacagagagaaagcTTCTTTCTTACTGAAAGGTTCAAGAGACCAAAAATCATTTAGGATAGGTGTTGCTGAGCTGGAAACCATTGCAATGCAATGTTCTCAAtgagaacaagagaaaaagccCCTGAGCAGGGAATATAGGAAATAACCCATTGTCTCAAGATAGTGACTATATTTTATTGGGAAAGGAGGCAAGATGTTTGCCAAGAATGGCAcgccccatccctggcagtgttcaaagccaggttggatcAGGCTCTGAGAATCTGGTCTcatgaaaggtgtccctgtctaTGGAAGGGAGTTTAAAACTATATGATCTTTAAGGTGTCTTCCAGTCCAATCTATTCCTTGAGTCTGTAATTAACCAGGTACCTTGCTGctatttgaaaaagaaacaaaacagatgtGGAATGAATGAGGTCAACCTTTAACGAGGAATGGCCTTACCTCCACTCAGCACTAACAGCAGCTTACACTGGTTTCTGTCCCATTCACTTGAATCTTCCGGTGCATTGGAATTCATTATTTGCCTAATAATGCCACAAAAAGCTGTTCTAGGCTATAGCTATTTGCAATAAATGTTTCTCTTTGCAGGAGAAGAACCACTTGCTCTCCAAAAACCTAAAATGGTACCAAATGTCATGCAAAGTTGGTAGGAACATGAAATAACCTCTAGATCATAGCTGCAATTCTTCTTGACTGGCAGTCAGCTGCCCAGCAATCAAGAGTTATGAACTGAATCTATCTCACCCAGAAGTTCAGCTGATGCTCTGGTCTCATTACAGGTACTCGGAAGATGGAATACAAAGGCAACAGCTGGCACGAGACCTGCTTTATCTGCTACCGCTGCCAGCAGCCTATTGGGACAAAGAGCTTCATCCCTAAGGACAATCAAAACTTTTGTGTACCGTGCTATGAAAAGCAGTTTGCCATGCAATGCGTCCACTGCAAGAAGGTAGAGTTCTTATTTTGCTTACAGGTAACCTAAGGCATTGAAGTCCACCCCATTTTATATCCAAGTAGGCAGAATATCTCATTTTGGTATGCCTAAAAAGATTAAGTCTTAACTGGTTTTAAGAGATGATATAATTTCAGTTCCACTTGTAAGAGAAAACTTGCTGACATAGTCTGGAGAAGCAGAAAGTAAATACTTCatctgaaatatgaaataaagtAGTGTTTCCCAAAGAAAGTAACAGGGAAGTTGAAGCACATCAGGTAATTCCTTCACCATGAAGAAAGGAACAGGTGAAGGAACAGCAATGAGACAAACTCTAGTATGTGCATACGAAAAACAACATACAAAGAGTAGCTTGAAGAACAGAGTACAACTGAGagtgagattttaaaatatatgcagAATAAAGTACTTTTAGCATGGGGCTTCTTTTTATAAATAAGGAAATTACAAAAAAGCACTTCCATGATTTTCTCAAGGTCAACTCCAAGCAAAATTATAATCTTTCTGTTGCTAagccttcttctcctcctcccacccACTAAAATGTCATCACCCTTCCTCTTTACCAAATCATAATACAAACCTGCCTCTtttaagaaaacacttttttgtcttttttctcctgaaacaGGCTATCACCACAGGAGGTGTGACCTACCGGGAGCAGCCATGGCATAAGGAGTGCTTTGTGTGTACTGCATGCAAGAAGCAGTTGTCTGGACAGCGCTTTACCTCCAGGGATGAGTTTGCATACTGCTTGAGCTGCTTCTGCAACCTCTACGCCAAAAAGTGTGCTGGATGCACAAACCCAATCAGTGGTAGGTCTCCCATGGTTGGTGCCTTTGcattttgtggaagttttgtgTATTGAGTTGCTACTAAAggcaaaactaaacaaaaagtCTGACCTAGTACAAGAGATGCCCAACTAAACTTTTTCATGGAACTCCAGCTACTGCAACTACTCCAGCTCCTCATTTTTGAGGTTAAGCAAAAGACAATTACTACTAAGAGgcatttctcctttctccttttttttttttttcatttgtacaACTTCAATATACCTGATGATAACTGCCATAGCCTCAAACTCTGGAATGCTTTTTTACTAAACTGCTTCTTTTCCTGAGGAATTCTTCCTTCAGAGCTCTGAATCAAGTCATGACACATGACagacttcttttttaattatctaAATGCACCTCTACAAAACATAAATTATGCTCAGGCACCATAAAACATTCTGTAAAAAACTACCAAAATTCTGTTCAGAGGCAggtgctttgcttttcttcttctgtgtgTTGCAGGGCCATCCCTTGGAAGTTCATTTCTGCCATTATCACTAGGGATAAGAGCCTTGCTCATTAACTTTGCTGAAAGCAACAGAAGTATTTGAGGATGAAAATATTAGTCACTAGAGAATAAGGGTGGCAAAATTAGCACAGCAACAAACAGATTTGTCACAATGGCATTTTGTCACTGCTGTATGTCGGATGTCCATGTCAGTCTGCATGACCTGATGGCTGACCTGCTATTCTCTTCTTGTAACAGAACGATTTTGCTTTTCAAACAGGACTTGGAGGAACCAAGTACATCTCTTTTGAAGAACGGCAGTGGCATAATGATTGCTTTAACTGTAAGAAGTGCTCCCTTTCACTGGTGGGTCGTGGCTTCCTCACAGAAAGGGATGACATCCTTTGCCCTGAATGTGGAAAGGATATTTAAAGCTCAAACTAAGAGGTgaggaagaagggaggaaagCCGTGCTCACAATATATAGTCTGAAACACATGGATGTTCAGAGTTAGTTTTGCCACTCTGTGTCTCACTGTATATTAACAtttcttaacatttttctttatactCTCCAAATCTGGAGGGAAAACAGTTTGAAAATCTCTAATAGCAGTGTCAGTGTTTAAGATTTCTACCAATAGCAGAAACTAATGCAAAATTCATGATGTAAAACTATCTGGCTGTTTTTGACATAACATACTATTTCtaaggttttttattttatttttcctaaaaaatattccagttaCGAGCAAGTGATACAGTTCAAGGATTACAATGGCCATACACAATACATTCATAGGTGGATATTCAGGGTGAAGCCTTCAGcccactgaaatcaatggaAAAGGCCATTCAAAAGGCCTTTCATAAGGCTGGTGTAACCCCAGTGTTCTTGAGCTATGTGACTAGTGTGTTCTGTCAAGTCCGTAGAAAGACTGCAAAAGTAGAGTGTGTTTCAATGTACATGGATTTGTGACATGGCACAAAGAGATAATGATGAAACAGTGGAAGTGGGAGTGCTTCATGACATACACATTTTATTGCATGTCTAGCTGATCATTGTGTGAAGTACAAGTTCTGATTGACAGTGTCAGTATCACAGTTAGTTGACATTACACTGCACattgtatttttcaaaataaaattatttaaaacaaaactttgaTTCTGGCTTAATTGTATTTACATAATAtttacaaaaatgttttcacattCTGAAGAAACACAATGCATACAAACACAACCCTTTTTGCACCCAGTTTTGTGGGGTGTGAAGTTCATACAATTCTCAGAAGGGCCCTGCTGTACAACATAGTCTTTTACTAATTGAAGTCAGCGGGAAAACTATCAGCAAAAATGAACAAGTGTGTGTAAACACACACTGAAATGACTGCAGCTGATAAAAGTGTGTTCATAGGCTCTAAACTCAAgcccaaaatatttttcttctcagcaaGCAAGGAGGTCAAGACAACTCAAAAGGCAGCTATCTTCCTGAAAGTCAGAAGTTTAACTTCTAGTAGGGCATGCTTTAATTTTGTTCTCTATTGGGATACATAATACCTTTTGTTGTAGCATAATTTCTGCTACATGTTTGCCACCACAGCAACTGTCAGCAACAGCATGCTGGCAGGACAGTAACATCAAAAGGAAATAATACAAAGGAAGAGAAACCTTTTCTCAACTTCAAGAAATATGGCCATCTTATGCAATGTACAATCCCAGTACACCTTCCAGATGGAATTCATTTGTGTtcagaagaaggaggaaagaaatatgTCACACCTCCAACAGGAATCTTCAGATGTGAAATTAAGATTTAGGAATATACTTACTCTGTGTGCTACTGGGCAGGGAAAGTTTGCTCCTAGCTTCTGCCACCACTCTTGAGTTTGTCTCTTTGTACCAAGTGCAAAGCACTCACAGGTCATTCCCTTTTCATTAATTCAACAATTGAAATAGATGAATCAGATCAGATTTAGTTTATTGCACACCGTGAAGAACTTGGCTGGCTGACATTTTTGAAGTGCACACTGTGCTAATCAGAATTCAGTGAATGATTAAATTCCATTCCTTGGTGATTTCATTCTATGATGAAAGCTGTAACAAATAGCCACAAAAAACCCTCTTTATCCATACCTCCAAAATGAGGGCAAAGCCCTCTCTCTCCTCAGGGGTCTGCCAATCCCCCAgcacactgctgctctgctctagTACTTTGCTGAGAGAAGAAAGATTCCTTTGAGCTAAAGGGGTAGTGgccctgtacttggcactgatGAGAAGCCACATCTTGAGTCATGTGCTCAGTTTTAGGTGCCTCACTAAAATCAGGACAGAGGTGCTGGAGAGCATCCAGAGAATAgcaatggagctggtgaagcGGCTGAAGCTGGGAGTTGCTTAGcatggagaaaagaaggctgagGTGTACAACTGCCCGAAAGGAGATCATAGCAATGTGGGGCTTGGCCTCTTTCTCTCAGGCAGCTTGTGATAAGACAAGGGGAAACAGCCTCAGATTTTGATAAGGGAAGTTCAGGCCAGGTATTAGGAAAATTTTCTTGATTGGATGTGGTAAAACGGGCTCCCAGGGAATGGTGGAGTCACCCACCATCCTTGGAAGTATTCAGAAAACATGCAGACCTGGCACTTTGTGATACAACTTAATGTGCACGTGGAATTAAGTTGAAggttgaacttgatgatcttggaagTATTTACCAACCCTGATGATTCTAAGGCAGTAGGAGCAGCACAGCTTGTACCTTGCCTCCCAAGTGGTACAGCAGATGGTAAAATGGCCCCAGCTTTGGGGGAAGGTAGGAAACATGGCAAGGCTGGAAAGcatcccagcctttcctcctggAAACAGGACTGCTACCATGCAAGAGCAGCATCATGCTATTATTCCAGTGCAATTCTGCATATCCCTCCTTGACACATACCAATACACATGTGCTCCCATCAACTGGAACTACACAAAATACATCCCCGACCCTAGACCACTGACAAGAAGCCAGCCAAAACCAAAATTCCCATCAAACTGTTGCACAAGTGcaaaaaacagcatttcacaTGATACTAACTGTTGCTACAGCTGCAAAGCAGCTACTGACCATTTTACCCTCTAAGTACTGATCACTTCAAGTCCACTGAAATATAACTGTATAAAATGAACAGCTTAATTACCTCACAAAAACAAGGCAGcactgttttgtttgcttttaatttatttaaataggaTAAGGCTACTTAAAAGACAAGTCTTTACATACAAAATGTACATTACATTAAAGTTTGCTGTACTCAAGTACAAAAACTGCACAAGTGTTTAGTAAAAGGGAAGGAGCACACCATTTCAAAACACACATTCTTACCATTTTACAGCATTCGAGAAGTGCCTTTTACATCATAACAGTGAATGGAGAACTTCTGTAAAGAACTAAGCTAGTTTTTGGTTTCAATATAAACCAGtgttaaaaatggaaacaagcTTTCAGATCACTACCAAGCTTCTTTTACCGGGTTAATTAAATGGATTAAGAAGctgattcttttttccttttaccagGTCTGGGAGCATTGTTATTATTCCTGTTTACCATCCATATCTAAAACTGATCTAAACTGGCTTCACTCTGAGCCAATGAGTTTTaatagaaatgttttcatcAACTTAATTGGATTTTTGCCCTGTGAGGCACTACCAACAATCCAGATGAAACAccaaatttcacagaaaatcaAAATCCATCTTAAATTATCAAACAAAGGGAAAACAGgtttgtaggtttttttctggagtgCAATTATGTGTGTTATTCTCTCAAGGTACTTCTGTCTTCCTATTCACGTCCCTCTCCAACTGTCTGTAAACTGACAAAACACTGGTCTGCATTCCACTGGTTTTCCCCATATTTTATAAGCATGATTGTAACCAGGAAAACAATCAAATTTGCTACATTGGCAGATTTTTACACTTACGCATGTATAAAACATGCCTGTGTACTTAAGAGAACATGGCACTAATCCATTCACTACTTCCTCTCGAAGTTTCATGTCAAACACTCTAGTCACAAATTTCCATCTGTGCATTCCTTGTTTCATATATCAAGAGAAACTTCAATTTGAAGTAATGCTGTTAAAATAGTTCATCTCTTATTACCAACCTAACTTGCACTGCAAATTCTACACTCCTGTgcaacaaagaggaaaaagattATCAGCAGAATGGCCAGTTTTCTCACCTAAATTAATTACCTTTTTAAAGCCAAGAAGGCTCTAGAGATCACTCTAAATTTCAATACCTATTTTAACTATTTAACCAGATGTGGAATAAAACTGAATCTTAGTGAAACAATGTGTGAATCACAGTGACATGGAGGAGATGAACTATAATAATCTTGAAAACTAAGAGTGGGGGGTTTAGTATAGTGTAATATCATTACCTTTTAAAGAAGTAATTAACTACTTTCAAGAGTGGATACTTTTAAGGTGACTGGTGATAGTGATTCCAGCTTTACAACAGGGAGCTGTTAAACTTATTAAAACTTCACAGCAATCTGAATCTCTGTAAGTTTGTAAATCTTAAAACCATTTTATTTAAACTGTTTAAATATGACCTATCTGAAAATATGGAAGCAATATTTATGTTTCAAGCACCATTAGCTACTTCATGGCCATGTAACATGCtggattttcttctttgcttctGAAGGCTTTAGGTCATTCTGGAATAcaagaaaatatataattattctTAGAGATATTGTGCAAATAGGAGTCAGTCATTAATCTACATATTTCAATCTGGTACTATTACAGTATTCAACAACAGGCTACTACAACAGCTTTCTATTGCCATCTTGTGGAGAAAGCTAAATATCACAGAACTTCTCTGGTGAAGATAAAAAATAGAGCCTATGAATTTAACTACCTGCAATTCATACatgtgttttggttttcagCAACCTACAATTAAATATTCTTAAACATTCAAAAATTTGTTTTAGTTATGCAGCTTAGAAATGGGTACAATTGGAGTTTCAAAATATACTTCTGAAGTTATTTCAGGTTGTCTTCTTAAAATACATGTTGAAGTATATGTTGAAATGGAATTGTGTAAGGAAAAATCCTCAAATACACAACTAGGAAACCAATTTGCTTTTGTCAAAtagtaaaaa encodes:
- the FHL2 gene encoding four and a half LIM domains protein 2 isoform X1, with the translated sequence MTERFDCHYCKESLFGKKYILKEDSPYCVKCYENLYSNTCEECKKPIGADCKDLSYKDRHWHETCFQCFQCKNSLVDKPFAAKEEHLLCTDCYSNEYSSKCNECKKTIMPGTRKMEYKGNSWHETCFICYRCQQPIGTKSFIPKDNQNFCVPCYEKQFAMQCVHCKKAITTGGVTYREQPWHKECFVCTACKKQLSGQRFTSRDEFAYCLSCFCNLYAKKCAGCTNPISGLGGTKYISFEERQWHNDCFNCKKCSLSLVGRGFLTERDDILCPECGKDI
- the FHL2 gene encoding four and a half LIM domains protein 2 isoform X2 — encoded protein: MPGTRKMEYKGNSWHETCFICYRCQQPIGTKSFIPKDNQNFCVPCYEKQFAMQCVHCKKAITTGGVTYREQPWHKECFVCTACKKQLSGQRFTSRDEFAYCLSCFCNLYAKKCAGCTNPISGLGGTKYISFEERQWHNDCFNCKKCSLSLVGRGFLTERDDILCPECGKDI